One genomic segment of Lewinellaceae bacterium includes these proteins:
- a CDS encoding serine hydrolase encodes MSRILTLTVLFFSFLTLTAQPSLSKIDQLIADAQEKYHIPGMAVGITYQGKTFLAKGYGVKEKGKPGLVDENTLFAIASNTKAFIATMIGMLVEEDKLSWNDPVRQYLPYFELKDPAANELLTIRDLLCHRAGLGTYSGDVLWYKSERSAEEVLKRVKALEPAYSFRDGYGYSNLMFIAAGEVIRAVTGKTWHELAQEKIWTPIGMDRTIWSVSMLENNYAIPHKPQPDGPDKAIPWVNWDNMGAAGGIISSANDMIRWMQLHLQGGKWHDHEIYPEAIQAETMQPNNSYRLSSNALKAMPERTYAGYGLGWGLMDYAGHWVVSHGGGYDGMYSKVMMVPDMQLGIVILTNTMKGISNPLSYALLDLFRESPGHDWIGEGLQGETANRKRLADRLAERTEHRVLGTKPDFNPEDAAGEYEDELYGSLEVTWDGKEMELHFGQAPHLDATLTHWHYNTYQITWHEPQAWFGFGTVQFTLDNQGKVHGMEFDIPNDDIFFEEIHAEKK; translated from the coding sequence ATGTCCCGAATTCTGACTTTAACGGTTTTGTTCTTCTCCTTCCTGACCCTCACCGCTCAGCCCAGTCTGTCAAAAATAGACCAGTTGATTGCTGATGCACAGGAGAAATACCATATCCCCGGCATGGCCGTAGGCATCACCTATCAGGGTAAGACCTTTCTGGCTAAAGGTTATGGTGTAAAGGAAAAAGGAAAACCGGGACTAGTGGATGAGAATACCTTGTTCGCGATCGCCTCCAACACCAAGGCGTTTATTGCCACTATGATCGGGATGCTGGTCGAAGAAGACAAGCTCAGCTGGAATGATCCGGTCCGTCAGTACCTCCCCTATTTTGAGCTGAAGGATCCGGCCGCCAATGAACTGCTGACGATCCGCGATCTGCTCTGTCACCGGGCCGGATTGGGTACTTATTCTGGGGATGTCCTCTGGTACAAATCCGAACGATCCGCCGAAGAAGTTCTGAAACGGGTAAAAGCGTTGGAACCAGCTTATTCTTTCCGTGACGGTTACGGTTATTCCAACCTGATGTTTATCGCCGCCGGCGAAGTGATCAGGGCTGTGACCGGAAAGACCTGGCATGAACTGGCGCAGGAAAAGATCTGGACACCCATCGGCATGGACCGGACGATCTGGTCGGTCAGCATGCTCGAAAATAATTATGCCATACCGCATAAACCACAACCGGATGGTCCTGATAAGGCTATTCCCTGGGTCAACTGGGACAATATGGGCGCGGCCGGAGGCATCATCTCTTCCGCGAACGATATGATCCGCTGGATGCAACTGCATTTACAGGGCGGCAAATGGCATGATCATGAAATCTATCCCGAAGCGATCCAGGCTGAAACCATGCAGCCCAACAACAGCTACCGGCTGTCATCCAACGCACTGAAGGCCATGCCCGAGAGGACCTATGCCGGTTATGGCCTCGGATGGGGACTGATGGATTATGCCGGGCACTGGGTGGTCAGCCACGGCGGAGGATACGATGGTATGTATTCGAAAGTCATGATGGTGCCGGACATGCAACTGGGGATTGTCATCCTGACCAATACCATGAAAGGCATCAGTAATCCACTCAGCTATGCATTGCTGGACCTCTTCAGGGAATCACCGGGCCACGACTGGATCGGGGAAGGCCTGCAGGGCGAAACCGCCAATCGCAAACGCCTGGCCGACCGGCTGGCGGAACGCACCGAGCATCGCGTTTTGGGCACCAAACCGGACTTCAATCCTGAAGACGCTGCTGGCGAATATGAGGATGAATTGTATGGCAGCCTGGAGGTAACGTGGGATGGAAAGGAGATGGAATTGCATTTTGGTCAGGCACCACATCTGGATGCAACCCTGACACACTGGCATTACAATACCTACCAGATCACCTGGCATGAGCCGCAGGCCTGGTTTGGCTTTGGCACGGTGCAGTTTACCCTTGATAACCAGGGCAAAGTCCACGGCATGGAATTCGATATACCGAATGACGATATCTTCTTCGAAGAAATTCATGCGGAGAAGAAATAA
- a CDS encoding helix-turn-helix transcriptional regulator, with product MKALLEKIEPNFGSSFTIRQFENQFLFKDPVWHFHPEYEIVYVSNGKGKRHIGNHISYYQDGDLIFLGPNLPHFGFTQERHDGHKEVVVQMKPDFLGVQFIQKPELADIRRLMERSRSGLSYFGPIRHEIGKRLIRLAQASPFEKLIGLLDILNELATSNDYENLHANGFTLDVMVEDEERIQQVYKFVQQHFRENITLEEIAQETNFTVPAFCRFFKKLTNQTFTQFVNEFRVGNACNQLQESDALISEIALNCGFHNLAHFNKQFQRITGKTPSEYKRQMKPVVHFSVVDES from the coding sequence ATGAAAGCATTACTTGAGAAGATTGAGCCTAACTTCGGTAGCTCATTCACCATCCGCCAGTTCGAAAACCAATTCCTGTTTAAGGACCCCGTGTGGCACTTCCACCCGGAGTATGAGATCGTCTATGTATCCAATGGCAAAGGCAAAAGGCACATCGGTAATCACATCTCGTATTACCAGGATGGTGACCTGATCTTCCTGGGACCCAATCTTCCGCATTTCGGATTCACTCAGGAGCGCCACGATGGTCATAAGGAAGTGGTCGTGCAGATGAAGCCCGATTTTCTGGGTGTACAATTTATCCAGAAGCCCGAACTAGCGGATATCCGGCGACTGATGGAACGGTCACGCAGCGGTCTGTCTTATTTTGGCCCGATCCGTCATGAGATCGGCAAACGCCTGATCCGGTTGGCTCAGGCCTCCCCGTTCGAGAAATTGATCGGGTTGCTGGACATCCTGAACGAACTGGCGACAAGCAATGACTATGAGAATCTGCACGCCAATGGTTTTACCCTCGATGTCATGGTTGAAGACGAAGAGCGGATCCAGCAAGTCTATAAATTCGTACAGCAGCATTTCCGGGAAAACATCACCCTGGAAGAGATCGCCCAGGAAACAAACTTTACCGTTCCTGCATTTTGCCGCTTCTTTAAAAAACTGACCAATCAGACCTTTACGCAGTTTGTCAATGAATTCAGAGTAGGTAACGCCTGCAATCAACTGCAGGAATCCGATGCACTGATCAGTGAGATAGCGCTGAACTGTGGATTCCACAACCTGGCTCACTTCAACAAGCAGTTTCAGCGGATCACCGGGAAAACACCAAGTGAATATAAACGCCAGATGAAACCAGTGGTGCACTTTTCGGTGGTCGATGAATCGTGA
- a CDS encoding T9SS type A sorting domain-containing protein has protein sequence MKKFGILGVFLLSMTFSFGQTPAETFLSQYDDRTQQVILETVAQAFVSWTIPSAAAGYLRPYESSFHLLADLNAGGTLTRQQVFTLAHYVMDTLTDDQLTQIATQVNAEEIFSQEYLNKYGSFAMLLHQIYTTGEVADSIQVVEGAYELGIVAGTLTFDRLTLLQTLKSQLSQAQMDYLSVPFDQAMAATPDTLGERLGNFYGMFTDERLERVQYFAAILMSFLQSHEPVTRTDLLPFWGWAYFMDYDTDGTLTPEVLGSTILEAFSPEQLTLLGLVVPQLMQMDAVLASPDQGLIMALSNLKETGVIDDTQYFEDITEWYLRLGLQARTLSPFFATALCGLSDEQVNAFSGLTSLDLLLAYKAACPVSSRHEISTYTLDLYPNPVRDLIRLPLDQKISGPVAIRIWNTQGQQVLQQQYPYLPASLDVRALPGGMLFIQIESGSDLYLGKVIKE, from the coding sequence ATGAAAAAATTCGGCATTCTTGGTGTCTTTTTACTTTCAATGACCTTTTCATTTGGTCAGACGCCGGCAGAAACTTTTCTAAGTCAATATGATGACCGGACACAACAGGTGATACTGGAAACGGTGGCACAGGCATTTGTGTCCTGGACTATCCCTTCCGCTGCTGCAGGCTATCTGCGCCCCTACGAATCTTCTTTTCATCTTCTGGCTGATCTCAATGCCGGGGGTACGCTCACAAGACAACAGGTATTCACGCTGGCACATTACGTCATGGATACCCTGACCGATGACCAGTTAACCCAAATTGCCACCCAGGTCAACGCCGAAGAAATATTTTCTCAGGAATACCTCAATAAATATGGCTCTTTCGCCATGCTCCTCCACCAGATATATACGACCGGCGAGGTAGCGGATTCCATCCAGGTCGTTGAAGGCGCCTACGAACTCGGCATCGTCGCCGGTACCCTTACCTTTGACCGGTTGACTTTGTTGCAAACCCTTAAAAGTCAGCTTTCTCAGGCACAAATGGATTACTTATCTGTCCCATTTGATCAGGCCATGGCTGCCACACCGGATACCCTGGGCGAGCGTCTGGGCAATTTTTATGGCATGTTTACCGATGAGCGCCTGGAACGGGTTCAGTATTTTGCCGCTATCCTGATGTCCTTTCTCCAGTCTCACGAGCCGGTAACCAGGACGGATCTGTTACCTTTCTGGGGATGGGCTTATTTTATGGATTACGATACAGATGGCACCCTCACTCCCGAGGTTCTGGGGAGTACCATTTTAGAGGCTTTTTCACCGGAACAACTGACCCTGCTTGGTTTGGTCGTACCCCAGCTGATGCAGATGGATGCTGTGCTGGCCTCCCCGGATCAGGGGTTGATCATGGCATTGAGCAACCTGAAGGAAACCGGGGTGATCGATGACACGCAGTATTTTGAAGACATCACGGAATGGTACCTCCGTCTAGGCCTGCAAGCCAGGACTCTGTCACCGTTTTTTGCTACCGCCTTATGCGGTCTGTCGGATGAACAGGTTAATGCCTTTTCAGGATTGACCTCGCTGGATCTGCTGCTGGCTTACAAAGCCGCCTGCCCCGTCAGTTCCCGGCATGAAATTTCCACCTATACCCTGGATCTTTATCCTAACCCTGTGCGAGATCTCATCCGTTTGCCACTGGATCAAAAGATCTCCGGACCCGTGGCTATCCGCATCTGGAATACCCAGGGACAGCAAGTTTTACAGCAACAATACCCATATCTTCCAGCCAGCCTGGATGTAAGAGCGTTGCCTGGTGGCATGCTTTTCATCCAAATCGAGTCGGGAAGTGATCTATACCTGGGTAAAGTGATCAAAGAATAA
- a CDS encoding zinc-binding alcohol dehydrogenase: protein MVKTFFANALWHLSETHSVMKEEALPEPGPDDLVIQSYYSLISFGTEWLVATGRVPETLYQSMRVPYMEGAFPYPVKYGYSLVGKIIAPDMHRDQWIYVMHPHQDQCVVNQADVKFIPAGIHPRRAVLFPTVETIVNAIWDGRVTIGDRVVILGFGLLGSMLWRVLSRIPGVQVAVIEKDPWRRQWAREHDVTLWSEDTKGTFDVAFNTTRHGQAMQTGLDLLGFEGRLVELSWYGIEPVTLDLGHTFHSHRKQIISSQVAHLPADHLARWDHSRRSALVWDLLQDPTLDDYLTHEVPFAGLADLFNGLRSDQKEFLTFIVRYR, encoded by the coding sequence TTGGTAAAGACTTTTTTCGCCAATGCCCTATGGCATCTCTCGGAAACGCATTCAGTAATGAAAGAAGAAGCGTTGCCTGAGCCCGGGCCGGATGATCTGGTGATCCAATCGTATTATTCACTCATCAGTTTCGGCACCGAATGGCTGGTGGCTACCGGCCGGGTACCAGAGACCCTCTACCAGTCCATGCGTGTGCCCTACATGGAAGGTGCATTTCCGTACCCGGTGAAGTACGGCTATTCCCTGGTCGGAAAGATCATTGCTCCTGACATGCATCGCGATCAGTGGATTTATGTCATGCATCCTCATCAGGACCAGTGTGTGGTGAACCAGGCTGATGTTAAGTTTATCCCTGCAGGGATCCACCCTCGTCGCGCCGTGTTATTCCCTACCGTGGAGACCATCGTCAATGCCATCTGGGACGGCCGGGTCACCATAGGCGACCGCGTGGTGATCCTGGGTTTCGGCTTGCTTGGTTCCATGTTGTGGCGCGTTCTTTCCCGCATCCCGGGAGTACAGGTTGCCGTGATCGAAAAGGACCCCTGGCGGCGGCAATGGGCACGCGAACATGATGTAACACTCTGGTCAGAGGACACCAAAGGCACTTTTGATGTAGCCTTTAATACAACACGTCATGGTCAGGCAATGCAAACAGGACTGGATTTGTTGGGGTTTGAGGGACGCCTGGTGGAATTGAGCTGGTATGGCATCGAACCAGTGACCCTTGACCTCGGTCATACTTTCCACAGCCACCGCAAACAAATCATTTCTTCTCAGGTTGCTCATTTGCCGGCAGACCACCTGGCCCGTTGGGATCACTCACGAAGGAGTGCTCTGGTTTGGGATCTGCTGCAGGATCCAACTCTGGACGACTACCTGACCCATGAAGTTCCTTTTGCCGGTCTGGCCGATTTATTCAATGGCTTACGGTCGGATCAAAAAGAATTCCTGACCTTTATCGTTCGCTACCGGTAG
- a CDS encoding 6-carboxytetrahydropterin synthase produces MYHVRIRDHIMIAHSLDHPGFGPAQKMHGATYLVDVTFYRSALDGMNVVLDIGLAHQVLREVLEPLNYQNLDMLPEFKNQLTTTEFLSKTIFDRIAARIRNSFKGKMTVTLGESHVAWAGYEGVVA; encoded by the coding sequence ATGTACCATGTTCGCATCAGGGACCACATTATGATCGCTCACTCACTGGATCATCCGGGCTTTGGTCCGGCTCAAAAAATGCATGGAGCCACCTATCTGGTCGATGTGACCTTTTATCGGTCTGCACTGGATGGGATGAATGTGGTGCTGGATATCGGGCTGGCACATCAGGTCCTCCGGGAAGTATTGGAGCCCTTGAATTACCAGAATCTGGATATGCTTCCGGAGTTTAAGAACCAGTTGACGACTACGGAGTTTTTGTCAAAAACTATTTTTGACCGGATAGCCGCAAGAATCCGGAATTCATTTAAAGGTAAAATGACCGTTACCCTGGGCGAGAGCCATGTGGCCTGGGCCGGTTACGAAGGAGTGGTGGCATGA
- a CDS encoding glycosyltransferase family 4 protein, with protein sequence MKWLWVIPDPKSFPSGGNVYNGGLLEAMNQTGEEVVMTRWEGWKAHALRWVPDWIVFDSIYLPQLGQVHLDVLLPVTTRTILLVHHLSSLEEGISDMLTTEITQLAAFDAILVTSEFTRKFLAGHGVNNVIWVLEPPLLIQEGQSGPAQRALQPYLLMVGNLIPRKGILDYLRGLSLTSAELPVQIVIIGSPELEPDYAAACKAIVNNNEILRDQVHFMGAVPHEEITCWLKGAALFVSASSMETFGIAIQEALAAGVGVLCLEGGNAGELVQEGVDGWVVGDMETLVEATEKWWSGHLYLPEEGQRVRTPSSYEQLAIQLLRFTAR encoded by the coding sequence ATGAAATGGTTGTGGGTAATCCCTGATCCGAAATCGTTTCCTTCCGGCGGAAATGTCTACAATGGGGGTTTGCTGGAGGCGATGAACCAGACCGGTGAGGAAGTGGTTATGACCCGGTGGGAAGGATGGAAAGCACATGCATTGCGCTGGGTGCCTGATTGGATCGTATTTGATTCGATCTATCTGCCGCAACTTGGTCAGGTGCATCTGGATGTCCTCTTGCCGGTGACGACCAGGACCATCCTACTGGTACATCATCTGTCCAGCCTTGAAGAAGGGATATCGGACATGCTGACCACAGAAATTACTCAATTGGCTGCGTTTGACGCCATACTTGTCACCAGTGAGTTTACCCGGAAATTCCTTGCCGGCCATGGAGTCAATAATGTCATCTGGGTGTTGGAACCACCATTGCTAATCCAGGAAGGCCAGTCCGGCCCTGCACAGCGGGCGTTGCAGCCTTATCTGCTGATGGTGGGGAACCTGATACCGCGGAAAGGAATCTTGGATTATCTGCGGGGCCTGAGCCTGACCTCGGCAGAGTTGCCGGTACAGATCGTCATCATTGGCTCCCCGGAGCTGGAGCCGGACTATGCTGCTGCCTGTAAGGCAATTGTGAATAACAATGAGATCCTGCGGGATCAGGTGCACTTTATGGGTGCGGTGCCCCACGAGGAGATTACATGTTGGCTAAAGGGGGCTGCTTTATTCGTCAGTGCCTCCTCCATGGAGACCTTTGGGATAGCCATCCAGGAAGCGCTGGCTGCCGGCGTTGGAGTATTGTGCCTGGAAGGAGGCAACGCAGGTGAGCTGGTGCAGGAGGGCGTAGACGGCTGGGTGGTCGGGGATATGGAGACCCTGGTGGAAGCGACTGAAAAATGGTGGTCTGGTCATTTGTATTTGCCGGAAGAGGGACAACGGGTACGAACGCCATCTTCTTATGAACAGCTGGCTATCCAATTGCTTCGTTTTACGGCACGATGA
- a CDS encoding AAA family ATPase produces MKYRNIYVAATGQHVGKTTSTLGLVASFKQRGLDVGYCKPVGQKFLDIQNLRVDKDTLLFADLIHFELNPDLHSPIILGAGATATYLDHPTPEILRDRLLHASRSLSASNEVVIYEGTGHPGVGSVADLSNADVAKLLDAGVVMIVEGGIGSTIDKMNMCLALFREKNVPILGVIVNKVLPDKMDKIRHYLQLKLDRMGLPLLGLMPYDRSLAYPLMKSVADAINGEVIYNSQQMDNKVEDIIAGSLIDMKELKSSNNLLLVVSTTTLEKAIKKIEFFSKMLKLNESPLAGIVATGEGELHSKVKKYVLQHRIPLVRTQLDSYGSVLKISRIEVKINLQTPWKIKRAIELIQENVDLDKILNQIEQ; encoded by the coding sequence ATGAAATATCGCAATATCTATGTAGCTGCCACCGGTCAGCATGTCGGTAAAACGACCAGTACCCTGGGACTCGTAGCCTCCTTTAAACAAAGAGGCCTTGATGTAGGTTACTGCAAACCGGTTGGCCAGAAATTTCTCGATATCCAGAATCTGAGGGTTGATAAAGATACCCTCCTGTTTGCCGATTTGATTCATTTTGAATTGAATCCGGATCTTCATAGCCCGATTATTCTGGGTGCCGGAGCCACAGCTACCTATCTGGATCATCCAACTCCGGAAATATTACGGGACCGGTTATTGCATGCCTCCCGGTCTCTGAGTGCCAGCAATGAGGTAGTCATTTACGAAGGTACCGGCCACCCCGGGGTAGGCAGCGTCGCCGACCTGTCCAATGCCGACGTGGCGAAATTGCTGGATGCCGGTGTGGTGATGATCGTTGAAGGAGGCATCGGCAGTACCATCGATAAAATGAACATGTGCCTCGCCCTCTTCCGGGAAAAGAATGTACCCATACTGGGCGTGATCGTCAATAAGGTTCTGCCGGATAAAATGGATAAGATCCGGCACTACCTGCAGTTAAAACTGGACCGGATGGGACTGCCTCTGCTCGGCCTGATGCCCTATGACCGTTCTCTGGCTTATCCATTGATGAAATCCGTAGCCGATGCCATCAACGGGGAGGTTATCTACAACAGCCAGCAGATGGATAACAAGGTAGAAGACATCATCGCCGGCTCACTGATTGACATGAAAGAGTTGAAAAGCTCGAACAATCTGCTGCTGGTGGTATCTACCACCACCCTTGAAAAAGCCATCAAGAAGATCGAATTCTTTTCCAAGATGCTCAAACTCAACGAAAGTCCACTGGCAGGTATTGTAGCTACCGGAGAAGGTGAGTTGCATTCAAAAGTAAAAAAATACGTACTCCAGCACCGGATTCCCCTGGTGCGTACACAATTGGATTCTTATGGTTCCGTATTAAAAATCAGCCGGATAGAGGTGAAGATCAACCTCCAGACACCCTGGAAGATCAAGCGGGCCATCGAATTGATTCAGGAGAATGTAGATTTGGATAAAATATTGAACCAAATCGAGCAATAA
- a CDS encoding NAD(P)(+) transhydrogenase (Re/Si-specific) subunit beta: MGGLWVDFGYLIGATLFIIGLRKLSSPATARNGNLWAAAGMGIAIVLAMVEPLTGFGNYPWIFGGLIIGGILGWLMAMKVQMTAMPQLVSLFNGFGGACAVLLAMVELYNGYENHTFSQGSILIGMLTLVIGGVAFTGSVLAFLKLDGRVNDKNVTLPGHTYINIAFGLITIAGLVYFTIYPDKFNLTALTISIVWSLVYGWSFVAPIGGADMPVVISLLNSFSGLSGAAAGLIYGNRMMLIGGILVGASGTILTILMCNAMNRSLWNVIIGGFGGGGSSSSSAEGEVREISVNDAAILLYYADSVVFVPGYGLAVAQAQKTVKELDDLLEANGVEVRYAIHPVAGRMPGHMNVLLAEADVPYPKLLDLDDANSFLNQATVAVIIGANDVVNPAAETDPGSPIYGMPVLKVWNAQHVIVMKRSMAAGYAGIQNPLFFHPKNRMLFGDAKKRLQDLVTEVKGMG; the protein is encoded by the coding sequence ATGGGAGGATTGTGGGTTGATTTCGGATACCTGATTGGTGCAACATTGTTCATCATCGGTCTGCGTAAGCTAAGTTCACCGGCGACGGCCCGTAACGGTAATCTCTGGGCTGCAGCAGGTATGGGTATAGCCATCGTTCTGGCCATGGTAGAACCGCTGACCGGATTTGGCAACTACCCGTGGATTTTCGGCGGGTTGATCATTGGTGGAATATTGGGATGGCTCATGGCCATGAAAGTCCAGATGACTGCCATGCCACAGCTGGTATCGCTGTTCAATGGATTTGGAGGCGCCTGTGCTGTGCTCCTGGCCATGGTGGAATTGTACAACGGATATGAAAACCATACATTCAGTCAGGGCTCCATCCTGATTGGTATGCTCACCCTGGTTATCGGTGGTGTTGCATTCACCGGTAGTGTGCTTGCATTCCTGAAACTGGACGGCCGGGTGAATGACAAGAATGTAACCTTGCCCGGACATACATACATCAACATTGCATTTGGTTTGATTACCATTGCCGGACTGGTTTATTTTACCATCTACCCGGATAAATTTAATTTAACTGCATTGACCATCTCCATCGTTTGGTCATTGGTCTATGGCTGGTCCTTTGTCGCCCCGATCGGTGGTGCAGACATGCCGGTGGTCATTTCGTTGCTGAACTCTTTCTCCGGACTCAGCGGGGCTGCAGCGGGCCTGATCTACGGAAACCGGATGATGCTTATCGGTGGTATCCTGGTGGGTGCCTCTGGTACCATCCTGACCATCCTGATGTGTAATGCCATGAACCGCAGTTTGTGGAATGTCATCATCGGAGGATTTGGCGGCGGAGGCAGCAGTTCATCGAGTGCCGAAGGTGAGGTTCGTGAGATCTCCGTCAACGACGCGGCGATACTGCTCTACTATGCGGACTCGGTTGTATTTGTCCCCGGATACGGACTGGCAGTGGCCCAGGCACAGAAAACCGTAAAGGAACTGGACGATTTGCTGGAAGCCAATGGCGTTGAGGTACGTTATGCCATCCACCCGGTGGCAGGACGGATGCCGGGTCATATGAACGTGCTTTTGGCTGAGGCCGATGTACCCTATCCCAAGCTGCTGGACCTCGACGACGCCAACAGCTTCCTGAACCAGGCTACCGTGGCAGTGATCATCGGCGCCAACGACGTGGTAAACCCAGCAGCCGAGACCGACCCGGGCAGCCCGATCTATGGTATGCCGGTGCTTAAGGTCTGGAATGCACAACACGTGATCGTGATGAAACGAAGCATGGCTGCCGGTTACGCCGGTATCCAAAACCCTTTGTTCTTCCATCCGAAAAACCGCATGCTCTTCGGTGATGCGAAGAAAAGACTGCAGGATCTGGTCACAGAAGTGAAAGGTATGGGATAA
- a CDS encoding NAD(P) transhydrogenase subunit alpha, producing the protein MLESIAQFYQDYQLLIWLLVFAILLGFEVIAKVPTVLHTPLMSGANAISGIVIIGAILLVRETPSDEYLTLSIGLVAVVLGMINVMGGFAVTNRMLEMFKKKKSE; encoded by the coding sequence ATGTTGGAATCCATTGCTCAATTTTACCAGGACTATCAATTACTGATTTGGTTGCTGGTATTTGCCATCCTGTTGGGATTTGAGGTGATCGCCAAAGTTCCGACGGTATTGCATACCCCGCTGATGTCCGGTGCAAACGCCATCAGTGGTATTGTCATCATCGGTGCGATACTGCTCGTACGCGAAACGCCCTCTGACGAATATCTGACCTTATCGATCGGCCTGGTGGCTGTCGTATTGGGAATGATCAACGTCATGGGTGGCTTTGCAGTCACGAACCGGATGCTGGAAATGTTTAAGAAAAAGAAAAGCGAATAA
- a CDS encoding NAD(P) transhydrogenase subunit alpha, translating to MILGIVKEIRDRRVALVPEMVVKFKSLGLDILIEKDAGKAASFPDTLYEDVKFGSRDEVLKQADILISADPLDEADYAKTKDKAWIISMFAPYFDDSYVQKLKSMGKEVISMDMIPRTTLAQAMDVLSSMASIAGYRAVLVAAEHLPRYFPMLITAAGSIRPSRVLVLGAGVAGLQAIATARRLGAAVEAFDTRAAAKEEVLSLGAKFIEVEGAKDDTAAGGYAVEQSEEFLKKQRALVQERASKSDVIITTAQVRGRKAPLLVPEETLLNMKPGSVVVDLAASTGGNCALTEDGKVVHKHGITIVGNSSLSSDMPQDASFLFSNNIFNFFKIFIQDGNVVEDKSHEIIHSAWLTKNN from the coding sequence ATGATTCTTGGCATAGTGAAAGAAATACGGGACCGCAGAGTAGCGCTGGTGCCGGAGATGGTTGTAAAATTTAAATCCTTAGGACTGGATATTTTGATTGAAAAGGATGCCGGTAAAGCAGCCTCCTTCCCCGATACCCTGTATGAGGATGTTAAATTTGGTTCCCGCGATGAAGTGCTTAAGCAAGCAGACATTCTTATTTCAGCCGATCCGCTCGATGAAGCAGACTATGCAAAAACCAAGGATAAGGCCTGGATCATCTCGATGTTTGCTCCTTACTTTGATGATAGCTACGTACAAAAGTTAAAATCCATGGGTAAGGAGGTCATCAGCATGGATATGATACCCAGAACCACTCTGGCTCAGGCGATGGATGTGCTGTCCAGTATGGCTTCCATCGCAGGATACCGGGCTGTATTGGTAGCTGCGGAACACCTGCCCCGTTATTTCCCGATGCTGATCACCGCTGCCGGTTCCATTCGCCCTTCCAGAGTTTTGGTGCTGGGCGCGGGCGTGGCAGGCCTTCAGGCGATCGCTACCGCACGTCGTCTCGGCGCTGCCGTAGAAGCATTTGACACACGTGCCGCTGCAAAAGAGGAAGTGTTGTCCCTGGGTGCCAAGTTTATTGAAGTCGAAGGAGCCAAAGATGATACCGCAGCCGGAGGTTATGCCGTAGAACAGTCGGAAGAGTTTCTGAAGAAACAGCGTGCACTGGTACAGGAAAGGGCTTCCAAATCCGATGTCATCATCACGACGGCCCAGGTTCGCGGCCGCAAAGCTCCGCTTCTTGTCCCGGAAGAAACCTTATTGAATATGAAGCCCGGATCGGTGGTCGTTGACCTTGCCGCATCCACCGGTGGCAACTGTGCACTGACCGAAGACGGTAAAGTCGTCCACAAACACGGCATTACCATCGTAGGGAACTCCAGTCTGTCCTCCGATATGCCTCAGGACGCCAGCTTCCTGTTCAGCAATAACATATTCAATTTTTTCAAAATATTTATTCAGGATGGAAATGTGGTTGAAGACAAGAGCCACGAGATCATCCATTCTGCCTGGCTGACCAAAAACAACTAA